In Helianthus annuus cultivar XRQ/B chromosome 9, HanXRQr2.0-SUNRISE, whole genome shotgun sequence, the following are encoded in one genomic region:
- the LOC110875712 gene encoding myosin heavy chain, clone 203-like: MYVKESYDVLNKTVDRLKKTNSEIENAMEKMSSTLMMKQKVINEYIEDCAKLKQELELQKIESLEALKEEKTEDTNTDKEILKAKAFVAQIVKDNSDDYLTDDYWSEKIRKYLAKKDENVEEEVREIKKQDKEIPVFEVKKEAVAEKVSENCENCETMKKQNSELIHNLNRMKESYDVLSKAMNQYNESSSEQATSMKTLKGAIYPIVEVEDMKTFEEEKFEEKDSETNEDTEEKTSGTSSEEEKQKVFRKQSNK, encoded by the exons atgtatgtgaaagagtcatacgatgtgctgaacaaaaCAGTTGATAGATTGAAAAAGACGAATTCAGAAATCGAAAATGCAATGGAGAAAATGAGCTCAACATTGATGATGAAGCAGaaggtcatcaatgagtatattgaagactgtgctaagCTCAAGCAGGAGTTAGAACTTCAAAAGATTGAGA GTCTAGAGGCACTCAAAGAGGAAAAGACTGAAGATACTAacactg ACAAAGAGATCTTAAAagctaaagcttttgttgctcaaatTGTTAAAGATAATAGTGATGATTATCTTACTGATGATTATTGGTCAGAGAAAATAAGAAAGTATTTAGCAAAGAAAGATGAAAATGTTGAAGAAGAAGTTCGTGAGATAAAGAAGCAGGATAAAGAAATTCCAGTATTTGAGGTTAAAAAGGAAGCTGTTGCAGAAAAAGTGTCTGAAaattgtgaaaactgtgagactaTGAAGAAGCAAAATAGTGAATTGATTCACAACTTGAACAGgatgaaagaatcatatgatgtcttaAGCAAAGCAATGAATCAATACAACgagtcaagcagtgaacaagctaCATCAATGAAGACACTTAAAGGAGC gatttatcctatAGTGGAAGTGGAAGACatgaagacatttgaagaagaaaaatttGAAGAGAAGGATTCTGAAACAAACGAAGATACCGAAgagaagacttctg gaacatcatcTGAAGAAGAAAAGCAGAAAGTGTTcagaaaacaatcaaacaaataA